The genomic segment TATTACGCTTTCTTTAAATGATGGCTGCTTCTAAGCCAACATCCTGGCTGTCTGTGCCTTCCCACATCGTTTCCCACTTAACCATGACTTTGGGACCTTAGCTGGCGGTCTGGGTTGTTTCCCTCTTCACGACGGACGTTAGCACCCGCCGTGTGTCTCCCGTGATAACATTCTTCGGTATTCGGAGTTTGCATCGAGTTGGTAAGCCGGGATGGCCCCCTAGTCGAAACAGTGCTCTACCCCCGAAGATGAGTTCACGAGGCGCTACCTAAATAGCTTTCGGGGAGAACCAGCTATCTCCCGGTTTGATTGGCCTTTCACCCCCAGCCACAGGTCATCCGCTAATTTTTCAACATTAGTCGGTTCGGTCCTCCAGTTAGTGTTACCCAACCTTCAACCTGCCCATGGCTAGATCACCGGGTTTCGGGTCTATACCTTGCAACTTGACGCCCAGTTAAGACTCGGTTTCCCTACGGCTCCCCTATTCGGTTAACCTTGCTACAAAATATAAGTCGCTGACCCATTATACAAAAGGTACGCAGTCACACCCCAAAGGGTGCTCCCACTGCTTGTACGTACACGGTTTCAGGTTCTGTTTCACTCCCCTCGCCGGGGTTCTTTTCGCCTTTCCCTCACGGTACTGGTTCACTATCGGTCAGTCAGGAGTATTTAGCCTTGGAGGATGGTCCCCCCATATTCAGACAGGATGTCACGTGTCCCGCCTTACTCATCGAACTCACAATCTGTGCATTTTGGTGTACGGGACTATCACCCTGTACCGTGCGACTTTCCAGACGCTTCCACTAACACACAAACTGATTCAGGTTCTGGGCTCCTCCCCGTTCGCTCGCCGCTACTGGGGGAATCTCGGTTGATTTCTTTTCCTCGGGGTACTTAGATGTTTCAGTTCCCCCGGTTCGCCTCATACGACTATGTATTCATCGTATGATAGTGCAACGAATTGCACTGGGTTTCCCCATTCGGGTATCGCCGGTTATAACGGTTCATATCACCTTACCGACGCTTATCGCAGATTAGCACGCCCTTCATCGCCTCTGACTGCCTAGGCATCCACCGTGTACGCTTAGTCACTTAACCTCACAACCCGAAGGTGTCTCGAAAGACAACATTCTAAAGTTGCAAACAATTGAGAGACTCGCTCAGTCCACTACATGTCAGTGTATTACTCATGTATGGCTGAGGATTCAAATTTCAGCTTGTTCCGGATTGTTAAAGAGCAAATATCTCAAACATGGCTCAGTAAGCCAGTTTTGAGATATTCATCGACAATGTCTTTCACCCATTATCAGCAAGTGGCGTCCCCTAGGGGATTCGAACCCCTGTTACCGCCGTGAAAGGGCGGTGTCCTAGGCCTCTAGACGAAGGGGACACAGATATGTCAGCTTCGCAGACGCTTTGCTCTCTTTTTATTTCATCAGACAATCTGTGTGGACACTGCACGCAACTGCATATCTTTCAGGTAAGGAGGTGATCCAACCGCAGGTTCCCCTACGGTTACCTTGTTACGACTTCACCCCAGTCATGAATCACAAAGTGGTAAGCGCCCTCCCGAAGGTTAAGCTACCTACTTCTTTTGCAACCCACTCCCATGGTGTGACGGGCGGTGTGTACAAGGCCCGGGAACGTATTCACCGTAGCATTCTGATCTACGATTACTAGCGATTCCGACTTCATGGAGTCGAGTTGCAGACTCCAATCCGGACTACGACGTACTTTATGAGGTCCGCATGCTCTCGCGAGGTAGCTTCTCTTTGTATACGCCATTGTAGCACGTGTGTAGCCCTACTCGTAAGGGCCATGATGACTTGACGTCATCCCCACCTTCCTCCGGTTTATCACCGGCAGTCTCCTTTGAGTTCCCACCATTACGTGCTGGCAACAAAGGATAGGGGTTGCGCTCGTTGCGGGACTTAACCCAACATTTCACAACACGAGCTGACGACAGCCATGCAGCACCTGTCTCAGAGCTCCCGAAGGCACTAAAGCATCTCTGCTAAATTCTCTGGATGTCAAGAGTAGGTAAGGTTCTTCGCGTTGCATCGAATTAAACCACATGCTCCACCGCTTGTGCGGGCCCCCGTCAATTCATTTGAGTTTTAACCTTGCGGCCGTACTCCCCAGGCGGTCGACTTAACGCGTTAGCTCCGGAAGCCACTCCTCAAGGGAACAACCTCCAAGTCGACATCGTTTACAGCGTGGACTACCAGGGTATCTAATCCTGTTTGCTCCCCACGCTTTCGCACCTGAGCGTCAGTCTTTGTCCAGGGGGCCGCCTTCGCCACCGGTATTCCTCCACATCTCTACGCATTTCACCGCTACACATGGAATTCTACCCCCCTCTACAAGACTCTAGCTTGCCAGTTTCGGATGCAGTTCCCAGGTTAAGCCCGGGGATTTCACATCCGACTTGACAAACCGCCTGCGTGCGCTTTACGCCCAGTAATTCCGATTAACGCTTGCACCCTCCGTATTACCGCGGCTGCTGGCACGGAGTTAGCCGGTGCTTCTTCTGTGGGTAACGTCAATACATGGTGCTATTAACACCACATCCTTCCTCCCCACTGAAAGTGCTTTACAACCCTAAGGCCTTCTTCACACACGCGGCATGGCTGCATCAGGGTTTCCCCCATTGTGCAATATTCCCCACTGCTGCCTCCCGTAGGAGTCTGGGCCGTGTCTCAGTCCCAGTGTGGCTGGTCATCCTCTCAGACCAGCTAGGGATCGTCGCCTAGGTGAGCCATTACCCCACCTACTAGCTAATCCCATCTGGGTTCATCTGATGGCGCGAGGCCCGAAGGTCCCCCGCTTTGGTCTTGCGACGTTACGCGGTATTAGCTACCGTTTCCAGTAGTTATCCCCCTCCATCAGGCAGATCCCCAGACATTACTCACCCGTCCGCCGCTCGTCACCCAAGGAGCAAGCTCCTCTGTGCTACCGCCCGACTTGCATGTGTTAGGCCTGCCGCCAGCGTTCAATCTGAGCCATGATCAAACTCTTCAATTAAAAGCTTGATGCTCAAAGATTACTTTCAATAATTCAAATGAATTACTGTCTGGTCACTCTTTAAGACTTGGTATTTTTTTGTGTCGTTACACCGAAGTGTAATGACGTGAGATACCGTCTTGTGAGTGCCCACACAGATTGTCTGATAAATTGTTAAAGAGCATGGCCGACAGAAAGCTGCGCTTCCCGCGGCACGGGCTGCGTATATTACGCGAATCCGTTTCAGAGTCAATGAGTTCATTCACTCTTTTTGTTTCTCATTTAAGAGAATTTCGAATTAGGATTTGTGAGTTCGCTCACATCCGTTCGATGGAGGCGCATTATAGGCATCGGATCTTTTTGCACAAGGCTTTTTTGATAAAAAGAATTCATATGCACAATTTTTACTCTACAGCTTCTATTTTAGCTCATTTTTTAAACAAAAAAAGGCATTTTTGGATCCATTCATACTAAAAGGATCCAAATCGCATAAAATAGAATGATCTACTTATCTAATAATTCAGGATGCCATTCAAAATGTCAGGTGCTATTCGTAACTATCTCCACCATACACCCCAAATTGGTCAACGAGTCATGATCGATCCAGCCAGATCATTGGTCAGGTAACCTTAGCCGATGATTCAAACGTTTGGCCTTTAGCCGTTATTCGTGGAGATGTTAATTTCATCTCTATTGGCGCCAGAACAAATATTCAGGATGGTTGTATTTTGCACGTATCCCGGGGCAATGAGTCAAATCCTGATGGGCATCCTTTAATTATTGGGGATGATGTTACCGTTGGGCATGCAGCCATTCTTCATGGTTGTACCATTGGTAACAATACGCTGATAGGAATGGGAGCTCGGGTACTTGATGGTGCTATTGTGGAAGATAACGTCATGGTCGGTGCCGGTAGTTTAGTCGCGCCAGGCAAACGTCTCGAAAGTGGTTATCTGTATCTCGGTAATCCTGCCCGACAAGCTCGCCCATTGAATGAAGCAGAAATAGCCTCGTTAACAGCTTCAGCTAAAAACTATGTCATTTTGAAAGACCAATATTTAAATGGCTAAATCATTACTCATTAAATAACGACCCAACCATCATTATCGAATTCTTCATTTAAAATCATTTGTTCGAATTCATCTTCAAGATCCCAACGATACTGCCTGAACAGCTCAATAAACTGTTCGGGCCGTTCGGCAAAACCAAAACGCGCGTTGATAACTTTCCCCTGAATGCAACAGTGAACCTGAAACCCATTTACTAAGGCAGAACAGATAACAGCATTACGAATAGGATCCCATTCTTCATTATCAGTAAAAATGATCGACTGGTTCACTTAGTCAGTTCTTTACGTAATTCATTCAACACTGGTTCAACTTCTGGCATCACACCATGCCAAAGATTAAAGGCATGAGCGGCTTGCCCCACCAGCATTCCTAAACCATCAGCATGTTTTCCAGCTCCATGTTCTACAGCCCATTTCAGAAACGGAGTTAGTGCAGCCTGATAGAACATGTCATAACATACTGTATCCTTGGAGATTAATGATGATGAGATAGAGGGAACATCTCCACTGATACCTGTCGAAGTCGCATTAACAATCAGATCGAATTGATCTTCCGCTAACGCATCAGAAGGTTTACTGGTTATCTTGCCAAATGATGAGAATAATGATGCCAGCGTTTCTGCTTTTGCATATGTACGGTTAGTAACTACTAACTCACAACCGTATGACAGTAACGGTAAGATCACACCTCTGGCGGCCCCACCAGCACCTATCAGTAAAACTCGTGCACCTGGTATAACCATGCCCAAACGCTGCAAATCACTCAATAGTCCAATACCATCAGTGTTATCACCCAGCAAACGTCCATCATCCAGGCGTTTTATGGTATTTACTGCACCAGCAGAAGCCGCACGTTCAGTGAGTTCATCGCATATTGCATATGCGCGCTCTTTAAAAGGCAAAGTGATATTGGCACCTTTTGCTCCATTAGCAAAAAATGCCCTGATTTCATTTTCAAACCCATCAAGAGAGCCTAACTGCGTTACATAGTGCAAATCGATCCGACATCCTTCCGCAAAAAGATGGTGAATACATGGTGATTTGCTATGAGCAATTGGATTACCAAAAACAGCGAACTGTTGCATAAAACCCCTGAGAATAATTATCCCTGTCTGTATAGTTTTCCGGTTAATACGTCCCGAATTTCTGACGGTTTTTCACGCCCACCTACTAACCCTTTCAATACGGGAAAGTTATCACCAAACTGCTGCAAAACACCGTGTTCCGTTTTACACGGTTCCAACCCGCTTAAATTAGCACTGGTTGAAACCAAAGGCTTACCAAATGCCTGACAAAGTTCCCGCACCAGTAAGTGGTCACTAACCCTGACGGCCAGGGAGTCGAACTGTCCGGTTAACCACTTTGGTGTGGAAGGTCGCGCCGGTATTACCCAGGTTACAGGCCCAGGCCAGCTGGAAAACATGGTCATTCTTTGCTCAGCAGTTAGTTGCGTATCATCGATATAAGGCTGTAATTGCTCATAATTTGCAGCAATCAATATTAACCCTTTCTCCCATGAGCGCTGTTTCAATTGCAGAAGATGTTCCACTGCTAATTGACTGTCTGGATCGCAACCCAGTCCAAATACCGCTTCAGTTGGATAAGCAACAACCTGTTGTTGCTGAAGTTGCTCTACTATAAATTCTAAATTATCAGTCATCTTTCTCTGTCAAAACTTCTTTGCCGCACACTTTACTTGCACAAAACAGGCGATTACCTCTGGAGGTGCGTTTTTCCATCAAAAGAGGATAGTCGCATATCGGGCAGATTCCAGCTACAGGGGTATGATTAAGCGCAAATTGACACTCTGGATAACGATCGCAGGCGTGAAAAACCTTACCATAACGAGACTTCCGCTGTAACAACCTCCCTTGCTTACACTGCGGGCAAGCAATCTGAGTTTCATCAGGCTTATCAATCACCGCAATATATTCACAGTCAGGATAACTACTACAACCAATAAACATGCCATAGCGCCCCTGACGTAATACCAGAGTTTCACCACATTGGGGACAGTTCTGTCCTTCCAACACTTTAACGACATGACCATCACTTTGCGGCGTTAATGAGTGAATATAGGTACATTCAGGATAGCGAGAACATCCCTGAAATGGTCCCTGCTTGCCCGTGCGAATAACTAATGGCGCACCACATTCGGGGCAGAGCTCTTCACTTTTGCCTGTAAACAATGCTGTTTTACTCATAGCCTCACTGCTAATCGTTAATCGTTTAAAGCCGATTGATAACTACACAGTCTACCTGATTAAAACCATTTTTATATCCCCATGTTTATCTGGTTCTGATGTACCCTCCCTGAACCACCTGTACCGCACCAGACAATTCCAACTCAAGCAGTTGAATCATCACCTCAGTAACCGATAAAGACATTTTATCCGCAATAACATCAACAGAAATGGGGTGATGACTAACATGTTCATATAACGGTGAATCCGCCAGCGGACAATCCGGACTAAATAACAAAGGAGCTGGCTCAATCGATGACTCTGATGATAACGGCGTTATCCAACACAATGAACTGTTAAGGTTTTCTATAATATCTTCCGGTTGAGCAACCAGCAGTGCGCCTTGCTGAATCAGGCTATGAGTTCCCTCACTGTTACGATTATCCAATGGACCTGGAATTGCAAATACTTCCCTACCTTGCTCTAAAGCATATTTGGCCGTAATCAGCGAACCGCTGCGTAAGCCTGCTTCAATCACCAGTACCCCCAAACATAAGCCACTGATTATTCTATTTCGTCGGGGAAAATACTCGGCCCTTGGTGCTTCGAAAGGTAAAAACTCAGAAACCAGCGAGCCCTGACTTTCTAATATCTTTTGAGCCAACCCCAGATGGCTTCTGGGATGAAGCCTGGCAAGTCCACTTCCCAAAACGGCTATTGTAATTCCCCCCGCAGCCAATGCTCCCTGATGGCTAATACCATCAATACCTACCGCTAAGCCACTGGTTATTACCAGCCCGCTGGCTGCTAACTGTTGAGAAAAATAGCTGGCCCAAATTTGCCCATACTGACTGTAATGGCGACTACCTACTATCGCTAATTGGGGCTTAGCTAAATTACTTCTTTCTCCCCTAATAAATAAAGCTAATGGCGCAGAAGAGATATTTCGCAAAAGATCCGGGTATTCGGGGTCAATATAGGTGACTAAATGGCAATCTTCCCCCTCTAACCAACTGAGATTTCTTATCAGCTGATGTGGTTCTACCTGTAAAAATGCCTCCACTTGTTGGCGGCTAAAACCCAGTAATGGCAAAAGCTGTTCGTTAAAAACGATTTGCGATGGCTCTACATTTCTTAACCGTCGGATATAAGGAAGTTTTTTCCCTGATATCATCAGCAACCTTAACCACCACTCGTCTCTTTCCATTTAATTACCTGCACCACAACATAAGTCTGTTTGCAGATTAAAATGAAAAACCATCAAAACCGAGCATAAGGATTACCTATTTCGACAATGTTCCCATTAATGTGGTAACAACATTCTTCATACGACTTAATTCTTCGTTAAAGCTCGCATTTCTGAACATTGAATATTCGACAAACCCGCTACCACTAGGTTATCTATCACTTCAATAGTTGACTGATACTGTCAATCATCACCGGAAAGGTCTAGAATATAAGCATGATATTTTACCCATTAATTGGTGATTTAAAGAGATATGGCAGTATTACCAGTATTACATTTTCCCGATGAAAGACTACGCATCAAAGCTAAACCGGTTGCGGAAGTGACGCCAGAAATACAGCAGATCGTCGATGATATGCTGGAAACGATGTATGCCGAAGAGGGTATCGGCCTTGCTGCTACGCAAGTAAATATCCACCAGCGTATTATCGTGATTGATGTTTCGGAAAATCGCGATGAACATTTCGTTATTATTAATCCGGAAGTACTGGAAAAATCTGGCGAGACCGGTATTGAAGAAGGTTGTCTTTCTGTACCTGAATCCAGAGGCTTTGTGCCTCGTGCAGAGCAGATTAAAATCCGCGCTTTAAACCGCGATGGAAAGCCGTTCGAGTTAGAAGCGGATGACCTGTTGGCAATCTGTATTCAACATGAGATGGACCATCTGGAAGGCAAACTGTTTGTCGACTATCTTTCTCCGCTTAAACGCCAGAGAATCCGCCAGAAATTAGAAAAAATTGCCCGACAGGAAGCGCGTTCACAATAACAGCGTGGCAACTTAATCCATCAGATACGGTAGGAAATTGTAGTGTCTCAACCTTTGCGAATTATTTTTGCCGGTACCCCTGATTTTGCAGTGCGTCATCTGGACGCGCTACTTTCATCTCATCACCAAATAGTCGGAGTTTTCACTCAGCCCGATCGCCCGGCAGGCAGAGGCAACAAGCTGACGCCAAGCCCGGTTAAACAGTTGGCTGAGCAACATAACATCCCGGTATTTCAGCCCAAATCATTGCGGCCAGAAGAGAACCAACAGTTGGTGGCTCAACTTAATGCAGATGTTATGGTGGTCGTTGCCTATGGTTTGATTCTGCCTCTGGCTGTATTGAACATGCCCAGATTAGGTTGTATCAATGTGCATGGTTCGCTATTGCCTCGCTGGCGTGGTGCTGCGCCGATTCAACGCTCACTGTGGGCTGGAGACAGCGAAACGGGTATCACCATTATGCAAATGGATGAAGGGCTTGATACTGGCGATATGCTATACAAGCTCACCTGTCCTATCTTATCTGAAGATACCAGCGCGACCTTATATGACAAACTGGCTAAATTAGGCCCTGAAGGTTTACTCAATACACTGACGGGACTGGCAGAAGGCTCAATCAAGGCAGAAAAGCAGGATGATACATTGGCTAACTATGCCGATAAGCTGAGCAAAGAAGAGGCTAAGCTTGACTGGTCTCTCTCAGCAGCTCAATTAGAACGTTGCATTCGTGCCTTTAATCCCTGGCCTGTCAGCTATTTCATTATTGATGATCAGCCGATAAAAGTCTGGGCTGCTGATGTCATTGAAAATAATACTCAGGCAGAACCTGGTACCATCCTTGAAGCTAATAAGTCAGGCATTCAAATTGCTACTGCTCAAGGTATTTTGAATATTACTCAACTTCAACCTGCCGGTAAAAAAGCAATGTCCGCTCAGGATTTGCTAAATTCTCGCCGGGAGTGGTTTATCTCAGGTCATCGATTAGCCTGATTTCAGGTGCGGGTCATCCTGACCCGCACAGTTATGAATAGCCTAATAATGGCTCGGTCCACTTTCTATGAATAACAAATATAATCTTCGGGCTATTGCTGCCAGTGCACTTAGTCAGGTTCTGGATAAGGGACAATCCCTCAGTACAGTACTTCCTGAATACCAAAAAAACATTTCAGATAAAGATAAATCACTACTGCAGGAGCTCTGCTTTGGTACGTTACGCGTTCTGCCTGAGCTCGAATGGTATGTACAGCAACTAATGGCAAAAGTAATGACGGGTAAACAAAGGCCATTACACTATCTGCTAATGGTTGGCCTCTACCAGCTGCTGTATACCCGGATTCCTGCTCATGCCGCTGTTGCGGAAACAGTAAATGGCGCAATTGTGCTGAAACGTCCACAAATGAAAGGCTTGATCAACGGCGTAATGCGTCAATTCCAACGCCAGCAGCAGATAATGACCGAACAATTTCAATCTCAAAATGG from the Limnobaculum zhutongyuii genome contains:
- a CDS encoding DUF1488 family protein encodes the protein MNQSIIFTDNEEWDPIRNAVICSALVNGFQVHCCIQGKVINARFGFAERPEQFIELFRQYRWDLEDEFEQMILNEEFDNDGWVVI
- the aroE gene encoding shikimate dehydrogenase, whose protein sequence is MQQFAVFGNPIAHSKSPCIHHLFAEGCRIDLHYVTQLGSLDGFENEIRAFFANGAKGANITLPFKERAYAICDELTERAASAGAVNTIKRLDDGRLLGDNTDGIGLLSDLQRLGMVIPGARVLLIGAGGAARGVILPLLSYGCELVVTNRTYAKAETLASLFSSFGKITSKPSDALAEDQFDLIVNATSTGISGDVPSISSSLISKDTVCYDMFYQAALTPFLKWAVEHGAGKHADGLGMLVGQAAHAFNLWHGVMPEVEPVLNELRKELTK
- the tsaC gene encoding L-threonylcarbamoyladenylate synthase type 1 TsaC, whose translation is MTDNLEFIVEQLQQQQVVAYPTEAVFGLGCDPDSQLAVEHLLQLKQRSWEKGLILIAANYEQLQPYIDDTQLTAEQRMTMFSSWPGPVTWVIPARPSTPKWLTGQFDSLAVRVSDHLLVRELCQAFGKPLVSTSANLSGLEPCKTEHGVLQQFGDNFPVLKGLVGGREKPSEIRDVLTGKLYRQG
- a CDS encoding DNA topoisomerase family protein, with the protein product MSKTALFTGKSEELCPECGAPLVIRTGKQGPFQGCSRYPECTYIHSLTPQSDGHVVKVLEGQNCPQCGETLVLRQGRYGMFIGCSSYPDCEYIAVIDKPDETQIACPQCKQGRLLQRKSRYGKVFHACDRYPECQFALNHTPVAGICPICDYPLLMEKRTSRGNRLFCASKVCGKEVLTEKDD
- the dprA gene encoding DNA-processing protein DprA, which produces MERDEWWLRLLMISGKKLPYIRRLRNVEPSQIVFNEQLLPLLGFSRQQVEAFLQVEPHQLIRNLSWLEGEDCHLVTYIDPEYPDLLRNISSAPLALFIRGERSNLAKPQLAIVGSRHYSQYGQIWASYFSQQLAASGLVITSGLAVGIDGISHQGALAAGGITIAVLGSGLARLHPRSHLGLAQKILESQGSLVSEFLPFEAPRAEYFPRRNRIISGLCLGVLVIEAGLRSGSLITAKYALEQGREVFAIPGPLDNRNSEGTHSLIQQGALLVAQPEDIIENLNSSLCWITPLSSESSIEPAPLLFSPDCPLADSPLYEHVSHHPISVDVIADKMSLSVTEVMIQLLELELSGAVQVVQGGYIRTR
- the def gene encoding peptide deformylase: MAVLPVLHFPDERLRIKAKPVAEVTPEIQQIVDDMLETMYAEEGIGLAATQVNIHQRIIVIDVSENRDEHFVIINPEVLEKSGETGIEEGCLSVPESRGFVPRAEQIKIRALNRDGKPFELEADDLLAICIQHEMDHLEGKLFVDYLSPLKRQRIRQKLEKIARQEARSQ
- the fmt gene encoding methionyl-tRNA formyltransferase, giving the protein MSQPLRIIFAGTPDFAVRHLDALLSSHHQIVGVFTQPDRPAGRGNKLTPSPVKQLAEQHNIPVFQPKSLRPEENQQLVAQLNADVMVVVAYGLILPLAVLNMPRLGCINVHGSLLPRWRGAAPIQRSLWAGDSETGITIMQMDEGLDTGDMLYKLTCPILSEDTSATLYDKLAKLGPEGLLNTLTGLAEGSIKAEKQDDTLANYADKLSKEEAKLDWSLSAAQLERCIRAFNPWPVSYFIIDDQPIKVWAADVIENNTQAEPGTILEANKSGIQIATAQGILNITQLQPAGKKAMSAQDLLNSRREWFISGHRLA